TCTATTTTTTTAATCAGTCCAATTATCCGAAAATTTTGGTCGAAACATTGATAAAAACACTGTTATTCTTATTAATAATTATAGTAGCGTTGATCAAGTTGAAAATATCCAAATTAACTGTTTTGTCGATGATGAGGTTTTATGTTTTTGCGGGATCCGTAGCAGGTTTAATGGTATTAATCCAATATCTGTCTTTTAAACTCCTGGGAATAAATTATCTGGGTGTTCAGAATCAATTTGGTACGTCCAGAACAGGGTTTGCCGGTCTTTTTTATGATTACAGTATTTCATCGATCTATTTGTCAAGTGTTTCTTTAATTTTATGTTTTGGATTATTGACTAAGCAATATTTCATTAATTATAAATGGAGTATCATTTTGTTGTTTTTTACTATTGGAACCAGTGTATTAACCTCTGGAAGATCCGGTATAGCAGCTCTTTTTATTGCCATTTTTTTTCTGCTTATATACCTGAGGAATATAAAAGTAATTGTGATATCATTAATTGCAGGCTTTCCCCTGGTTAAGACCATATTATATATTTATTCTTTAAACAGAACAACTAATTTGTCTAATGATTCCGGACGTCTAGACAATTATTTGAATGCCCTAAATTATTTTTATAAAAACTTCTGGTTTGGTGCCAGGTTTTTGGGTTTTAGCGAGACTTCAAAATCTATGTTGCCCCATAATTTTATTTTAGATTTTCTGGTGCAGTATGGTATCGTTTTTACCTTGCTGCTATTATTATTTGTAATTGTTGTATGGTTTAAAGGCTTAAAAAAGCAGCCAATTTTGTTTTTCCTTTTTTTATTAATGCTTGTTGGAGGAAACTTTCATGCATCATTTATAAATACACATTATATCATTATTCCACTTATTCTAATTATCGGAACACTCAATAATAATGAAAGTATATCATATCATAAATAGTTTAAGGTTTGGCGGTGCTGAAAGATTAGTAGTTGACCTTTGCGCAGAATTATCTGAAAGAGGGTCAGACGAAATACATTTGCTATTATTAGACGATATTGATACTTCTCTAAAAAAAGAAGTAGAAAGTAACGGAAAAATAAAAATTGAAGTAATTCCTTCAAAAAGCCTATATGACATTAGGATACCTTTTTTTATCAATAGAGTAGTGGCAGATGCAGATATTATTCATTTGCATTTATTTCCAACATTATATTGGGGGGTATTGTACAAGCTCTTCTTTTCCGGAAAACAGAAAGTAGTATTTACTGAACATAGTACCGAAAATAACAGAAGATCTAAGTGGTATTTAAAAAGGATAGAAAAATTTATTTACTCCAAATTAAATTCTATTATCTGTATTTCAGAATCCACAGAAAAAAATCTTATTCAGCATTTAGGATCTGAATTTAAAGCAAAGATGAAGGTCATAAATAATGGAGTCAACCTGAGTAGGTTTTATAATTCAAAAGCCTATTCCCGGACTGCGTATAATTTATCTGACGAAGATTTCTTATTAATTCAGGTAGCAAGTTTCAGAGCTGCAAAAGACCAGCCTACCCTGATCAGAGCACTAGCATTGTTACCTTCTTATGTAAAAACGATGTTCGTAGGAGATGGGCCGGAATTAGAAAACTGTAAAGAACTCGTGAAAAACAATGGATTGGAAAGTAGAGCCTTTTTTTTAGGTAATCAGGCCAATATCGCCGAACTTATCAAAATGAGCGATGTAGTAGTTGTATCATCACATTATGAAGGGTTTGGTATCGTAGCAGTAGAAGGTATGGCTTGTAATAAGCCTGTGGTTGCCTCCAATGTACCGGGTCTTTCAGAAGTCGTTTCAGAGTATGGAATATTATTTGATAGAGGAAAAGAGGAGGATTTAGCTGATATAATTAAAAAATTACACTCAAATTCATCTTTTTATAACACAACTGCCGAAAAATGTTTTTCCAGATCAACAAATTTCTCTATTGAAGAAATTGCCAAATATTATCGTGAAATATATTATACATTATGAGAAGCTTATTAATTTTTTTACTTATAGTTAATCTATCATGTGCGCAGGGGAAATTTAGTTATAAAGATGTTCCTGATGCTTATATTAAAAAAGCTGAAGTCACTTCATCTTTCAATAATTTAAAAGCAACTTCTTTTGAAGTTGTAAAACTTCTTCCCAAGAATTACAAAAAGGACGGATCAGAAGATTACACAGCATATATTCAAAAAGCAATCAATGAAAATACAACGGTTTTATTACCCAATTTTCCTGTTTTAATCAATGATAAGGGACTTCAACTCAAGGATAATTCTACTTTGTTATTTGATGATAAATCTCAATTAAATTTGAAAGCATCGAGCAACCAGGGATATGCCATGATTGATATTACAGGAAAGAAAAATGTCAGTATATATAACCCTAATATTATAGGAGACAGATCTGTTCATATGGGAAAAACAGGAGAATGGGGTATGGGAATAAATATTAAAGATGCCGTAAATGTTAAAATCTATAATCCTGTAATCAAAGACTGTTGGGGAGATGGTATCTATATAGGAGGAAATGGTTTCTCCAATAATATTTCTGTAATAGGAGGTCTTATTGATAATAACCGAAGAAACGGAATTTCTGTTATAAGCGGCGACAATATTTTGCTGCAGAATTTAGTAGTTTCAAATACGAATGGAGCTAATCCTAAAACGGGTATAGATATAGAACCTAATACTCCGGATAACAAAAAAGTAAATATTTCATTAAAATCAATTATAACATATAATAACGAGGTGAGCGGGCTTGCCTTTTATTTAGCCAGACTAAGAGGGGATAGTGACGCAAACAACGTTAATGTAGTTATTGAAAATTATAAGGATTTTTATTCCAAAAGTGGAATTTCCTATTCTAATCAGAAAAATGATTCTAAAAAGAAACTGATGGGGAATATTGTTTTTTCAGGTATTGACTTAAAATACAACAAAGTGCCTTTTAATTTCTTATATAAGAATTCATCCCTAGATAATATTAATTTGAAGGTAACTGATTTTAAATCAGATCATAAAGATAATAAAGGAATAGTAACTGATTTACAAAAATTTTCTCAACAAAAGATAAAATACAATCAATAATTGCTTTTACTTTGAAATAAATAAGGGTAATGTGTAAAATATATTTATTCTATAAATAATAATAATTTTTCCCAAAAAAGTGATAATGGAAGGGTTTTTGCTTATGTTATTATTGCTGAAAAAAAATACTTAAAAAAATTGAAATGAAAATTTTTAATATTCCTGGAAATATTAAAAATGTAATGAAATTGCTTATGAAACTTGAAAACTGAAATATTCTGTATAATAAATAAAAATTTTATTTTCTTTAATTTTAATGATGTTAAAGAAATAGTAAATTAAAATATTAATTAAATCAATCATCTAATCAAATTTATATCATGTAGAATACATGACATAAAGGTATTCAATTACCAATAAATAGCCGGCGAAGATGTGAGAATGATGCACATTTATCTCTGCCACAAAAAGCTATTAAATCTCAAAAAACACTTATACAAATAGGAGAATTAATGATTTTCCTTAATAGAATGATGCAATGTCAATTCAAAACTAAGTTCAGTTTGAAACAAGTTTTGGATTAGCAGGGATTCATAAAAATTTATGTTGTTTTTTTAAAAATCACAAATAAGAGAAATAAAAATAAATGAGTAAAAACACCAACACACAAAAGATTTATGAAAAATTTATTAATTAGTTCTAGGTTTTATAGAAATAATAATAAAAAAAATGGAAGAGTTGAAAACTAAATTGGTACGAATTACAACAGTGCCGCTTTCTTTAAAAATTCTACTGAAAGGGCAGCATCGGTTTATGTCAGAACATTTTGATGTAATAGGAGTTTCATCACCCGGTAAGGAGCTTGATGAAGTGAAAAAGGATGAAGAAATAGACGTAATAGCGATTGATATGTCTCGTAAGATTACCCCCATTAAAGATATCAAATCTTTATGGAGTACTTATCGATTTTTAAGAAAAGAGAAACCACAAATTGTTCATACCCATACTCCTAAAGCTGGTATTGTAGGTATGTTGGCAGCAAGAATGGCAGGGGTTCCCCATAGACTGCATACGGTAGCAGGATTACCATTGATGGAAGTAACAGGGGTGAAACGTCAGGTTTTAGATCTTGTTGAAAAATTAACCTATGCTTCCGCAACGCAGGTGTACCCAAACTCAAAAGGGCTGTCTGATTATATCATCAAGCACAAATATGCAGACAAATACAAGCTGAAAGTAATCGGAAATGGTTCATCAAACGGAATTGATACTTCATTTTTTTCACCCGAACAAGTTTCAGAAGATAAGAAAACGCTTCTAAAAAAAGAATTAAAAATAGAAGACACAGATTTCGTTTTTGTGTTTGTAGGACGTTTGGTGGGAGACAAAGGAATTAATGAACTGATAAAAGCATTTTCTGCTTTAAATAACCAAGAAAATCAGCAGCGTTCAAAATTATTATTGGTAGGGCCTCTGGAACAAGAGCTGGATCCTCTATATCCGGAAACATTAAATGAAATTGAAAATAACCCGGATATTGTCTCCGTAGGTTTTCAGAAAGATGTCCGTCCTTATTTTGCGATTTCTGATGCACTGGTTTTCCCTAGTTATCGTGAGGGTTTCCCGAATGTGGTGATGCAGGCTGGAGCAATGGAATTGCCAAGTATAGTTTCTGATATTAATGGATGCAACGAAATCATTGTAGAAAATCAGAATGGAGTAATTGTTCCTGTAAAAGACAGTGAAAGTCTTAGAGAAGAAATGGAGAAAATGATCTTAGACAAAGATTATTACCAGGCATTAAAAATGAATGCACGACCGATGATTGAAGATAGATTCGAGCAGTCTGTGATCTGGAATGCCATATTAAGCGAATATAAAAAACTGATTAAAGAAAGGGAGTTTCGTGCATAGAGTGTAAGTTGGGATTGATTCAATTTTTTTTGCACTTTCATGATGGGAAAACATTCGTTTAATACCATTTTGGGTTCATCATCTTAGAATTGAATAGGTAAATAAATATTTTTAAAGTAGGTATATCTGATTTTTTTTAATTTGATAATCTGTATCTTAACAAACGCCTGAAAAGAAAAGGATAGGGTTTCTTTGGAAAAACTAAAAAAAGCTATATATTTGCGCCAGTTAAAAAAAACAAACACTCTTTAATTTGTTTATAAAAGAACCTTATTTAAGATCTGCTAAACATGAAAAAGTTTTGTATATTTACTTTAAGATCCGGTAGTTCAGCTGGTTAGAATGCCGCCCTGTCACGGCGGAGGTCGCGGGTTCGAGTCCCGTCCGGATCGCAAAAAGTCTTCTAGAAATAGAAGACTTTTTTTGTTTATTCCTTTTGGAAAAATTGGGATCATCGAAAAGGAAAGAGCTTATATATTTGAATATAAATAAAAATGGCCGGAAGAAATTCCGGTCATCATTGCTTTAAAGTAATGTGTTATAATTTACCTTTTAATAATTTTTACAATAGTTTCAGAATTGTTAATTCTTACAAGATAAGCTCCGGTCAATAATGAAGTAATATCTGTTTGTTTATTGATAAATTTACCTTCTTTCATCAGCTGTCCGGACATATTATAAATCTGATAATAATAATCCTTATCATCTTTTGCTTCAATATACAGGATATCTTTTACAGGATTAGGATATAAAACAAGCTTATCATCTTTTACTTTTTCCTCGATAGCCGTTTTACTGAAAGCCGTTCTGGCCTGAAGACCTGTGTTTGGTGTTACAGGAATACCTGGCAACGGTCCTCTTGGTGTATCGCTATCTTCCTGTTTTACACATCTGCAGCTCATTGCTGCAAAAGGATCAATATCAGCATTTTTCACCATAATTCTGGAAAAATTATCAAAAGACATATAAGTAGCTCTGCCTGTCAATTCCCCATTTAAATTAGCATACCAGATTCCACCTGATAGAGAGCCAATGCTAGAATAAGGGAATGTAATTGCCGGATCAGGATACATTACGCTTCTGCCACCCTTTGTAAGACT
The window above is part of the Chryseobacterium sp. MA9 genome. Proteins encoded here:
- a CDS encoding glycosyltransferase family 4 protein; this translates as MEELKTKLVRITTVPLSLKILLKGQHRFMSEHFDVIGVSSPGKELDEVKKDEEIDVIAIDMSRKITPIKDIKSLWSTYRFLRKEKPQIVHTHTPKAGIVGMLAARMAGVPHRLHTVAGLPLMEVTGVKRQVLDLVEKLTYASATQVYPNSKGLSDYIIKHKYADKYKLKVIGNGSSNGIDTSFFSPEQVSEDKKTLLKKELKIEDTDFVFVFVGRLVGDKGINELIKAFSALNNQENQQRSKLLLVGPLEQELDPLYPETLNEIENNPDIVSVGFQKDVRPYFAISDALVFPSYREGFPNVVMQAGAMELPSIVSDINGCNEIIVENQNGVIVPVKDSESLREEMEKMILDKDYYQALKMNARPMIEDRFEQSVIWNAILSEYKKLIKEREFRA
- a CDS encoding right-handed parallel beta-helix repeat-containing protein encodes the protein MRSLLIFLLIVNLSCAQGKFSYKDVPDAYIKKAEVTSSFNNLKATSFEVVKLLPKNYKKDGSEDYTAYIQKAINENTTVLLPNFPVLINDKGLQLKDNSTLLFDDKSQLNLKASSNQGYAMIDITGKKNVSIYNPNIIGDRSVHMGKTGEWGMGINIKDAVNVKIYNPVIKDCWGDGIYIGGNGFSNNISVIGGLIDNNRRNGISVISGDNILLQNLVVSNTNGANPKTGIDIEPNTPDNKKVNISLKSIITYNNEVSGLAFYLARLRGDSDANNVNVVIENYKDFYSKSGISYSNQKNDSKKKLMGNIVFSGIDLKYNKVPFNFLYKNSSLDNINLKVTDFKSDHKDNKGIVTDLQKFSQQKIKYNQ
- a CDS encoding O-antigen ligase family protein gives rise to the protein MKRLEINNTIDKFTKSDYLIGTSICFVISILYMFNLNQIVVGGLSILLFLFYFNRIRKRATINEAFTICLILTLPFSFSPLVGSSFFSLFIIIQFLFICVLLVSNFSSKKNQLIQVLGLGLLLFCLGVYFFNQSNYPKILVETLIKTLLFLLIIIVALIKLKISKLTVLSMMRFYVFAGSVAGLMVLIQYLSFKLLGINYLGVQNQFGTSRTGFAGLFYDYSISSIYLSSVSLILCFGLLTKQYFINYKWSIILLFFTIGTSVLTSGRSGIAALFIAIFFLLIYLRNIKVIVISLIAGFPLVKTILYIYSLNRTTNLSNDSGRLDNYLNALNYFYKNFWFGARFLGFSETSKSMLPHNFILDFLVQYGIVFTLLLLLFVIVVWFKGLKKQPILFFLFLLMLVGGNFHASFINTHYIIIPLILIIGTLNNNESISYHK
- a CDS encoding glycosyltransferase codes for the protein MKVYHIINSLRFGGAERLVVDLCAELSERGSDEIHLLLLDDIDTSLKKEVESNGKIKIEVIPSKSLYDIRIPFFINRVVADADIIHLHLFPTLYWGVLYKLFFSGKQKVVFTEHSTENNRRSKWYLKRIEKFIYSKLNSIICISESTEKNLIQHLGSEFKAKMKVINNGVNLSRFYNSKAYSRTAYNLSDEDFLLIQVASFRAAKDQPTLIRALALLPSYVKTMFVGDGPELENCKELVKNNGLESRAFFLGNQANIAELIKMSDVVVVSSHYEGFGIVAVEGMACNKPVVASNVPGLSEVVSEYGILFDRGKEEDLADIIKKLHSNSSFYNTTAEKCFSRSTNFSIEEIAKYYREIYYTL